In the Anastrepha obliqua isolate idAnaObli1 chromosome 1, idAnaObli1_1.0, whole genome shotgun sequence genome, one interval contains:
- the LOC129235443 gene encoding nuclear pore complex protein Nup133: MDRSLQQLYTTMPRNSYTARMRSQQSSSRPVSPSIKKTGISQGRFSLSARSNPSIAGIRSEFNMVESFGFQLPVLVNEALTFNEKNQNVSVRCSPNGWAWVVYGRRLLIWQYKDTRRSEENTSPRTPKELLRTQQRRGAAMAQCRELTLPHCDIGHKASLVSVFLGEGQQMASCVAVSPTGDARYWASIAHDGSSVDVNGILDGQEFDQMLNMPHQQGYLLVTTTCNLVLLQLQLLNGRHVLQHKTIRQPAGFLGGIGKKFSIIMGMNSGSDKENKFVGIANEAGTSGEAFVTVLADRWFQRWRLANGGTVEQMLYEDSEVIRKIRDEFQHKFWNIRDSPDINLNLLDMHICDGKIYVLAGAVNTAHAPQIHYGVAIVVTEAESMKLQSFLPLKLTQFYNIGTEKDCHNLRFIVTRTHLFFYTEKYIYPLNLSNPAIAEMEAEKIEFHLQDDRILNAAVCGHLPLFFSRTHGLVCVTPGDFDTMDFLNSSYAMGPSGTTTVDITGLSSIGGDQSALYSGQINDGNLYMFDLDPDAMYNEFKDEVSQLKAAFIYRLKQNNNMCNTILNELLRNMSEGQTGSTALSDANQLDRIVITIAEDLAEDLPAADPRWEQLWTEGGHCNKHALGSSSSLQILTQLKEKSLALRHFVDFLHNTGIWEKLDAVPSGGGSVLKPTCYILADINEKLGGAIALRSIQNKYGKIIDEAINRVVSTWQENPCGNLTAQDIFYVRLCKFQEIFQALSDLVDNRIESQQQTTLLASLISDINSIVLHVINEVLDSRELNSSLFTLPQEKENSYEYLPWTAMSGSVGVRDTLSHLIDSSVRYGAHCTNEPELKQRLYKQIYEIIDAVLDGRKNYLESVHDSEKYNVLLQQFESQRRDLISILIDDEQYEYAAKLGEKYLDFQSLVVICDETKNQDRLDGYIKKYEEYEFSQFAINWHLRQNRQGEVFERFKGNQAALSQFMRDHPTLGWIQLVFNGDFERASKILLQLAQNEIEFVQRKKSMLSLAKLAAFASADSDLAIQIESINAELNIIDYQEQLNEALLQNFGYDVENPKVLKVDEIINLLISEENETANEFDFRKALELLNYLDEPYDVRHKIWCASILRDNWTAYDTNNAMDYLQNLLFFKLVEVCHLMDGDCETFLPPIDDFLNSHELGDLVHNMSFQYLFKLTYEYISDAFKKPAGMEL; encoded by the exons atggacaGATCTTTGCAACAGCTATACACCACGATGCCGCGAAACTCCTATACCGCTCGAATGCGGTCTCAGCAGTCTTCGAGCAGGCCGGTATCCCCATCTATAAAAAAGACTGGTATTAGCCAAGG ACGTTTTAGTCTGTCGGCTCGGTCAAATCCTTCAATTGCTGGAATTCGATCGGAATTTAATATGGTTGAAAGTTTCGGATTTCAATTACCGGTACTAGTTAATGAAGcgctaacttttaatgaaaagaatcaaaatgtGTCTGTCCGCTGTTCTCCTAATGGGTGGGCCTGG gtGGTGTATGGTCGCCGTCTGCTTATTTGGCAATATAAGGACACAAGACGTTCAGAAGAAAACACATCACCACGCACCCCCAAGGAGTTGTTGCGCACTCAACAACGTCGCGGAGCTGCTATGGCTCAATGCCGTGAGCTCACGTTGCCCCACTGTGATATTGGTCATAAAGCTTCTTTGGTTAGCGTTTTCCTTGGCGAAGGACAGCAGATGGCATCGTGTGTTGCGGTTTCCCCCACTGGTGATGCACGCTACTGGGCCTCTATTGCACACGATGGCTCTTCTGTGGATGTTAACGGAATATTAGATGGTCAAGAATTCGATCAAATGCTAAATATGCCACACCAACAAGGTTATTTGCTGGTGACGACTACTTGCAACTTAGTACTGTTGCAGCTGCAGCTGCTTAATGGACGACACGTTCTGCAACATAAAACCATACGGCAACCCGCTGGTTTTTTGGGCGGCATcggaaagaaattttcaattataatGGGCATGAACAGTGGTAGCGATAAAGAAAAT AAATTCGTTGGCATTGCTAATGAGGCAGGAACTAGTGGTGAGGCTTTTGTTACGGTGCTTGCTGATCGTTGGTTTCAGCGTTGGCGGTTGGCAAATGGTGGTACTGTAGAGCAGATGCTGTATGAAGACAGCGAAGTTATTCGCAAGATACGTGACGAGTTTCAACACAAGTTCTGGAATATAAGAG ATAGTCCggatataaatttaaatcttttgGATATGCATATTTGTGATGGTAAAATTTATGTGCTCGCCGGTGCTGTCAATACAGCACACGCCCCTCAAATACACTATGGCGTTG ccaTCGTTGTTACGGAAGCCGAATCAATGAAGCTACAAAGTTTCCTTCCACTTAAACTTACGCAATTTTACAATATTGGCACTGAAAAGGATTGTCACAATTTACGCTTTATCGTTACACGTACCCATCTCTTCTTCTACACCGAGAAGTATATTTACCCATTAAATCTGTCCAATCCGGCAATAGCTGAAATGGAAgctgaaaaaatcgaatttcatttgcaagatgatCGTATATTAAATGCTGCTGTTTGCGGACACTTACCATTATTCTTCAGTCGCACACACGGCTTAGTTTGTGTAACACCTGGTGATTTTGATACAATGGATTTTCTAAATTCCTCTTATGCGATGGGACCCAGCGGAACTACAACGGTTGATATAACTGGTTTGTCATCTATTGGTGGCGATCAAAGCGCACTATACAGTGGCCAGATTAATGATGGCAATCTATATATGTTTGATTTGGATCCAGATGCGATGTATAATGAGTTTAAAGATGAAGTTAGTCAACTGAAGGCTGCGTTTATCTATCGTCTGAAGCAAAACAATAATATGTGTAATACGATATTGAATGAATTGCTGCGCAATATGTCAGAAGGACAGACAGGTTCCACAGCACTCTCAGATGCCAACCAATTGGATAG AATTGTAATAACAATTGCTGAAGACTTGGCTGAAGATTTACCTGCAGCCGATCCACGTTGGGAACAACTGTGGACAGAAGGTGGACATTGTAACAAACATGCTTTGGGAAGTTCATCATCCTTACAAATTCTTACTCAGTTGAAGGAGAAAAGTCTAGCGCTACGACATTTCGTTGATTTTCTACATAACACAGGCATTTGGGAAAAG CTCGATGCAGTGCCGAGTGGGGGCGGTAGCGTACTGAAGCCTACTTGTTATATACTGGCAGACATTAATGAAAAACTGGGTGGGGCCATTGCCTTGCGAAGCATACAAAACAA GTATGGGAAAATTATCGACGAAGCCATCAATCGCGTGGTTTCCACTTGGCAAGAAAATCCTTGTGGAAATCTGACTGCCCAGGACATATTTTATGTGCGCCTATGCAAGTTTCAGGAAATTTTCCAAGCACTTTCCGATCTCGTAGACAACCGCATTGAGTCACAGCAGCAGACAACTTTGTTAGCTAGTCTTATAAGTGATATAAATAGCATTGTCTTGCATGTTATAAATGAGGTGCTGGATAGTCGCGAACTGAACTCCTCATTATTTACACTGCCACAGGAGAAGGAAAATTCATACGAATATTTACCGTGGACAGCAATGTCAGGCAGTGTTGGCGTGCGCGATACATTGTCACATTTAATAGACTCTTCGGTCCGTTATGGCGCACATTGTACCAACGAGCCTGAACTAAAACAACGTTTGTATAAACAAATTTACGAGATAATAGATGCTGTATTGGACGGGAGAAAAAACTATCTAGAGAGTGTACATGATTCCGAAAAGTATAATGTGTTGTTGCAGCAGTTTGAATCACAGCGTAGAGATTTAATCTCCATCTTGA tcgaTGATGAACAATATGAATATGCTGCAAAGTTGGGAGAGAAGTATCTGGATTTCCAAAGTTTGGTGGTTATTTGTGATGAAACTAAGAACCAGGATCGTCTGGATGGTTATATTAAGAAGTATGAAGAATacgaattttcacaatttgcaATTAACTGGCATTTGCGACAAAATCGGCAAGGTGAAGTGTTCGAACGTTTTAAGGGCAATCAAGCTGCGCTATCTCAGTTTATGCGCGATCATCCAACACTTGGCTGGATACAATTAGTTTTTAATGGTGATTTTGAACGCGCATCCAAAATTCTACTACAGTTGGCGCAAAATGAGATCGAGTTTGTGCAAAGAAAAAAG TCCATGCTGTCTTTGGCAAAATTAGCCGCTTTCGCTTCAGCCGACTCAGATTTAGCCATACAAATAGAAAGTATAAATGCAGAATTGAATATAATCGATTATCAAGAACAGCTGAATGAAGCTCTATTACAAAACTTTGGTTATGATGTGGAGAATCCAAAAGTACTTAAAGTGGacgaaataataaat CTTCTTATATCTGAAGAAAATGAAACTGCAAATGAATTTGATTTTCGTAAAGCATTGGAGCTGCTCAACTATTTGGACGAGCCGTACGATGTGCGGCATAAAATTTGGTGCGCGTCGATATTGCGTGATAATTGGACTGCTTATGATACCAACAATGCCATGGACTATCTgcaaaatttgctatttttcaaATTGGTGGAAGTGTGCCATTTAATGG ACGGCGATTGTGAAACCTTCCTCCCTCCAATAGATGATTTTCTTAACAGCCATGAGTTAGGTGATTTAGTGCACAACATGTCGTTTCAATATCTCTTTAAGCTAACCTATGAATACATATCGGATGCATTTAAAAAACCAGCTGGCATGGAATTGTGA